The Dehalococcoidia bacterium DNA window AATGATAAAGCGCCCATCTGGGTTACCTGGCTGACCCCGGTGATCGTGAACATTGCGGGGGAAGGCATCAGAGACTATGCCGAGATAGCGCGCAGGCTTGATGGCGTAGCCGGGGTAAGCGGCATCGAGGTAAATATAAGCTGTCCCAATGTCGCTCGGGGGGGGATGGAGTTTGGCGTCAGCCCTCAAGCCGCTGCGGAGGTAACCCGGGCGGTGAGAGAGCACACCACCCTACCTGTTATCGTCAAGCTGTCCCCTAATGTAGCTGGCATCGCAAGGATCGCTCTCGCTGTTGAGGAGGCGGGGGCCGATGCTATATCCCTGATTAATACCCTGCGCGGTATAGCGATCGACATAACGGAGAGAAGGCCATTTCTAGGGGGAATCACCGGGGGGCTCTCGGGGCCTGCCATCAAGCCAATTGCCTTATACATGGTTTATCAGGTGTCTCAAGAGGTAGCGGCTCCCGTCATCGGCTGTGGCGGTATAGCCTCCGCCAACGACGCTATTGAGTTCATCATGGCCGGGGCCAGCGCGGTGCAGGTCGGCACAGCGGGTATGGTTGACCCCGGTGCCCCGCTGGAGATTCTCTCAGGCATCGAGCGCTTTATGGAAAGGGAGGGAGTGGCGGATATTGCCGGGCTGATTGGCGTGGCCAAAGCTCCTTGACAAGTTGGTGAGCGCTATGATACTTTTTCGAATGAATCAGGAGGGGTAAGTTGAGATCTGATATTGCGAAGAAGGGTGTAGAGCGGGCCCCCCACCGTTCACTTCTGCGTGCAATGGGGCTAACCGATCGCGAGCTGGATCAGCCCTTTATCGGTGTGGTGAACAGCTTCAACGAGGTGATCCCGGGGCACATTCATCTTAATTCCATCGCTGAGGCGGTGAAGGGTGGGGTGAGAAGCGCCGGGGGCACCCCTTTTGAGGTGAATACCATTGGCATCTGCGACGGCATCGCTATGGGGCACCTGGGGATGAAGTATAGCCTGCCCAGCCGCGAGCTTATAGCCGACTCGGTGGAGTGTGTGGCTCAAGCCAACGCATTCGACGGTATGGTTTTCGTTACTAACTGCGACAAGATTACTCCTGGCATGCTTATGGCAGCGGCAAGGCTCAATGTTCCGTCTATCTTAGTGAGTGGCGGCCCCATGCTAGCAGGGAGATTGGGGGGAGCTAAACTCGATGTGAACACCATGTTTATAGCGGTCGGCAGGGTGAATACAGGTGAGATGAGCGAGGAAGAGCTCGAAGAGCTGGAGCGGGTTGCGTGCCCCGGCTGTGGGAGCTGCGCCGGGATGTTTACCGCCAACACCATGAACTGCCTCACCGAGGCGCTGGGTATGGCGCTGCCGGGTAACGGCACCATCCCCGCTGTAGATTCGCGGCGTATCGGGCTGGCCAGGGAAACGGGAAGGCAGGTTATGGAACTAGTCGCAGGGAACATCTGCCCTCGAGACATTATTACCAGGGAGGCGGTCCAGAATGCCTTTATGGTGGACATGGCACTGGGCGGTAGCACCAACTCGGTACTGCACCTCATTGCTATAGCCCACGAGGCGGGGATCGATTTCCCCCTTTCTGAGGTGAACGAGATAAGCGGTAAGACCCCGCATCTTACCAGGTTAAGCCCGGCGGGGGACTACCGTATTGAGGACCTTGACCTGGCCGGTGGCATAGGTGCAGTGATGAAGGAGATTCATGGACTGCTCAATATGGGGGTGAAGAGGGCATCGGGCAAGTCGCTGAGAGAGGAGCTGTCAGTGGCGAGGGTTCGTGATCGTGATGTCATCAGGCCTCTCACCCAGCCTCACTCACCCACGGGGGGTCTCACCATCATCTTTGGCAATCTGGCGCCGGAGGGGGCAGTGGTGAAGAGCGCAGCTGTGTCACCGAGCATGATGTCATACAAGGGGGAGGCGCGGGTTTTCAACTCCGAGGAGGAAGCTACCGAGGCCATCCTCGCCGGCTTGATCAAGCCGGGGCAGGTGGTGGTAATCCGCTACGAGGGGCCCAAGGGAGGGCCGGGGATGCGGGAGATGCTGGGCCCTACAGCCATATTGAGCGGCATGGGCCTCGATGAAAAGGTAGGTCTGATTACCGATGGCCGCTTCTCCGGGGCGACAAAGGGGGCCGCCATCGGCCATGTCTCCCCAGAGGCAGCAGCAAGGGGTCCCATCGCGGCGCTTAGGGACGG harbors:
- a CDS encoding dihydroorotate dehydrogenase: MNLSIQIAPNNRRGLKLRNPVMTASGTVGYGTEYAELVDIERLGAIVSKGTTLSPCSGNPQPRLFETASGLLNSVGLQNIGVDALINDKAPIWVTWLTPVIVNIAGEGIRDYAEIARRLDGVAGVSGIEVNISCPNVARGGMEFGVSPQAAAEVTRAVREHTTLPVIVKLSPNVAGIARIALAVEEAGADAISLINTLRGIAIDITERRPFLGGITGGLSGPAIKPIALYMVYQVSQEVAAPVIGCGGIASANDAIEFIMAGASAVQVGTAGMVDPGAPLEILSGIERFMEREGVADIAGLIGVAKAP
- the ilvD gene encoding dihydroxy-acid dehydratase; its protein translation is MRSDIAKKGVERAPHRSLLRAMGLTDRELDQPFIGVVNSFNEVIPGHIHLNSIAEAVKGGVRSAGGTPFEVNTIGICDGIAMGHLGMKYSLPSRELIADSVECVAQANAFDGMVFVTNCDKITPGMLMAAARLNVPSILVSGGPMLAGRLGGAKLDVNTMFIAVGRVNTGEMSEEELEELERVACPGCGSCAGMFTANTMNCLTEALGMALPGNGTIPAVDSRRIGLARETGRQVMELVAGNICPRDIITREAVQNAFMVDMALGGSTNSVLHLIAIAHEAGIDFPLSEVNEISGKTPHLTRLSPAGDYRIEDLDLAGGIGAVMKEIHGLLNMGVKRASGKSLREELSVARVRDRDVIRPLTQPHSPTGGLTIIFGNLAPEGAVVKSAAVSPSMMSYKGEARVFNSEEEATEAILAGLIKPGQVVVIRYEGPKGGPGMREMLGPTAILSGMGLDEKVGLITDGRFSGATKGAAIGHVSPEAAARGPIAALRDGDTINIDITNRRIDVELSEEEIGRRISQLPRFEPKIKTGYLLRYAERVTSAGRGAVFED